In the Chryseobacterium sp. MYb264 genome, one interval contains:
- a CDS encoding TM2 domain-containing protein — MAVFAIPNPKKNLSVDFPIERVKDSVKNISLVNPKYKFNSSNEIFNQYTYESYEFLSLGVFIDINLNSLSENKTEITIEIRRKIGTFNESHEVTNANDHIVKIVNHIAQLVSMSAEDILKLKLQQTENVKTLQSNTPSNSIKSHKDKNTAAILAFLIGGLGIHRFYLGQPILGILYLLFSWTFIPLCIAIIDFFAFLFMSNPKFNLKYNR; from the coding sequence ATGGCTGTTTTTGCAATTCCAAATCCGAAGAAAAACCTCAGTGTCGACTTTCCTATTGAAAGAGTAAAAGACAGTGTTAAAAATATTTCGCTTGTAAATCCGAAATATAAATTTAATTCATCTAATGAAATTTTTAATCAATACACTTATGAATCTTACGAATTTTTAAGCTTAGGAGTTTTTATTGACATCAATTTAAATTCTTTATCTGAAAATAAAACTGAAATTACTATTGAGATCAGACGAAAAATAGGAACTTTTAATGAGTCTCATGAGGTAACAAATGCAAATGATCACATTGTAAAAATTGTTAATCATATTGCTCAACTAGTTTCAATGTCGGCTGAAGATATTCTCAAATTAAAACTTCAACAAACAGAAAATGTAAAAACACTCCAAAGCAATACTCCTTCTAATAGTATCAAATCTCATAAAGATAAAAATACAGCCGCAATTTTAGCTTTTTTAATCGGTGGTTTAGGAATTCACAGATTCTACTTAGGACAGCCCATATTAGGAATTTTATATTTACTATTCTCATGGACCTTCATTCCTTTATGTATTGCCATAATAGATTTTTTTGCCTTTTTATTCATGTCTAATCCTAAGTTCAATTTAAAATATAATCGATAA
- a CDS encoding tetratricopeptide repeat-containing sensor histidine kinase, whose product MRNFLLFFLLFVIISCEQKELISNNLSEGNKYYEEGEELIQKDNIQAYSKFQQAISYYNKQKDSSKVAKSLIYQSIAQNYTGDILGAESSLVEALTYMKEGDKSYYSVFGSLGNIKYDQKEYIEAENWFKKALSENFESYEERANLINNKSAAEYRQGKFVEAKNTLKAIDMAKISDLYLINRIKENAIYINWLENKSHPAEEEFEKLLINKIKEDDLWGANSSYSHLAEINQLKNKEKSLYYAKRMLQNAIIIKSPEDRLEALERILFVDNPIHSTKNFMDYKILADSIQRSRNDDRKSFAYIKYDSEKKEVDNQRLRNDKIEDQNSILRLYIGTAILIVIIIIITVWYRRRQLKLKQEKELEVKNTQLKMSKKVHDVVANGIYQVMTKIENQEHFDKDKALDELEYVYEKSRDISYEKNEIKDTQPFDEKISVLIASFKNDTVKTYIAGNGKAIWENLPASSKDEVYQIIRELLVNMKKHSQATTVAFKFEKLNDSITIQYTDNGIGISGDFIRKNGLTNTGTRIEAIQGKIIFETNIEKGLKIYISLPTS is encoded by the coding sequence ATGAGAAATTTTCTATTATTTTTTTTACTTTTTGTTATAATTTCTTGCGAACAAAAAGAACTTATATCCAATAATCTATCAGAAGGAAATAAATATTATGAAGAAGGTGAAGAATTAATTCAAAAAGATAATATTCAAGCGTACTCGAAGTTTCAACAAGCCATTAGCTATTACAATAAACAAAAAGACTCTTCAAAAGTTGCCAAAAGTTTAATTTATCAATCTATTGCTCAAAATTACACAGGAGATATTCTCGGAGCGGAATCCTCTTTGGTAGAAGCGTTAACCTATATGAAAGAAGGGGATAAAAGTTACTATTCAGTTTTTGGAAGTTTAGGAAATATAAAATATGATCAAAAAGAATATATTGAAGCAGAAAATTGGTTTAAAAAGGCGCTTTCTGAAAACTTTGAGTCGTACGAAGAAAGAGCGAATCTCATCAATAATAAATCAGCAGCCGAATATAGACAAGGTAAATTTGTCGAAGCCAAAAACACTCTCAAAGCAATAGATATGGCAAAAATATCTGATCTATATCTCATCAATAGAATCAAAGAAAATGCTATATATATTAATTGGCTCGAAAATAAAAGCCATCCTGCCGAAGAAGAGTTTGAGAAGTTATTAATTAATAAAATAAAAGAAGATGATCTTTGGGGAGCCAATTCCAGCTATTCTCATTTAGCAGAAATCAATCAATTGAAGAATAAAGAAAAATCTCTTTATTATGCAAAAAGAATGCTTCAAAATGCGATTATAATTAAAAGTCCGGAAGACCGCCTGGAAGCTTTGGAACGAATACTTTTTGTGGATAATCCAATTCATTCTACTAAGAATTTTATGGATTATAAAATTCTTGCAGATAGTATCCAAAGGAGCAGAAATGATGACCGAAAGAGCTTTGCTTATATAAAATATGACAGTGAGAAAAAAGAAGTTGATAACCAAAGGTTAAGAAATGATAAAATAGAGGATCAAAATAGTATCCTGAGATTATACATAGGAACTGCTATCTTAATTGTCATCATTATTATTATTACCGTTTGGTATAGAAGAAGGCAACTAAAATTAAAGCAGGAAAAAGAACTCGAAGTCAAAAACACCCAGCTGAAAATGTCTAAAAAAGTTCACGACGTAGTTGCCAACGGCATTTATCAGGTAATGACAAAAATTGAAAATCAGGAACATTTTGATAAAGATAAAGCGCTGGATGAGCTGGAATACGTTTATGAAAAATCCAGGGATATTTCTTACGAAAAGAATGAAATTAAAGATACCCAGCCTTTTGATGAAAAAATTTCCGTGCTTATTGCTTCTTTCAAAAATGATACAGTGAAAACCTATATTGCCGGAAACGGAAAAGCTATTTGGGAAAATTTACCCGCTTCTTCAAAAGATGAGGTATATCAAATCATTCGGGAATTACTCGTGAATATGAAAAAACACAGCCAGGCAACCACAGTTGCTTTTAAATTTGAAAAGCTGAATGATTCCATCACCATTCAATATACTGATAACGGGATTGGTATTTCCGGAGATTTTATCCGCAAAAATGGACTGACAAATACGGGAACCCGTATTGAAGCTATCCAGGGAAAAATTATTTTTGAAACCAATATCGAAAAAGGATTGAAGATTTATATTTCTCTCCCTACATCTTAA
- a CDS encoding metallophosphoesterase family protein: MNKGIFSLLFFAAILFSAQKPVQIAFLSDVHFQDLYGSFSDNDFKGITNPKNGKPTILRTMDSQLHSTRIFNENYFAFLKALDDIAAKGIKIVAMPGDFSDDGQAYNLRGLHLILNQYHQKYGMNFYLTTGNHDPVGPYRNEGGKDDFLGKDGNPLGIYSKENLGKTDNKIITKDIAESGYLEILNELKDFGFYPKKEDLFWSTPFGSEVFKNYSYKKALQSADYSKRMYEVAKGFSVPELSYVVEPVKGVWMIAIDGNTYIPKNFNENPQNTSNYKGASIGYNNVLTNKKHLIQWVKKIADDAKKNNKVLIAFTHYPMIDFNDGATTDIKNLLGEKKWQLERVPQEEVAKVFADAGLQIHFAGHMHINDTGIRKIGDNMLVNVQVPSLAAYLPGYKILTIQSSDKVEVETKILDEVPNFDELFPLYEKEYEALQKDQPKMLWNKDILKTKSYHDFMLFHLKELVRLRMIPSDWPKDFIQKGSTLNGEDLLLLVQNKSQLKEKGIALESFKKWTFDDLLLDVYKFQSADELAKKDIPAERLEQYQVLEKLFIENQSQDAFVLQLKSLFKILSLLSNGDPADHFEIDLKSKEVKRL, encoded by the coding sequence ATGAATAAAGGGATATTCTCATTGCTGTTTTTTGCGGCAATATTATTTTCGGCACAAAAACCTGTACAAATTGCTTTTCTTTCTGATGTGCATTTTCAGGATTTATACGGAAGTTTTTCGGATAATGATTTTAAAGGAATTACAAATCCTAAAAACGGAAAGCCAACCATTTTACGAACAATGGATTCTCAGTTGCATTCCACGCGAATTTTCAATGAAAACTATTTTGCTTTTCTGAAAGCTTTGGATGATATTGCCGCTAAAGGGATCAAAATTGTAGCCATGCCTGGTGATTTTTCGGATGACGGACAGGCGTATAATCTCCGCGGACTTCATCTTATTTTAAATCAATATCATCAGAAATATGGGATGAATTTTTATTTAACGACAGGAAATCACGATCCGGTCGGTCCTTATCGAAACGAAGGCGGGAAAGATGACTTTTTGGGAAAAGATGGCAATCCTTTAGGGATTTACAGCAAAGAAAACCTTGGAAAAACAGATAATAAAATCATTACGAAAGACATTGCGGAATCAGGATATTTAGAAATTTTAAATGAACTGAAAGACTTTGGTTTCTATCCAAAAAAAGAAGATTTATTCTGGAGTACGCCTTTTGGTTCAGAAGTTTTTAAAAATTATTCCTATAAAAAAGCGTTGCAGTCAGCAGATTACTCCAAAAGAATGTATGAAGTGGCGAAAGGTTTTTCTGTTCCGGAATTAAGTTATGTGGTGGAACCTGTAAAAGGAGTCTGGATGATTGCCATCGACGGAAATACATATATTCCGAAAAATTTTAATGAAAATCCTCAAAATACTTCCAATTATAAAGGAGCGAGTATTGGCTATAATAATGTACTTACCAATAAAAAACACCTCATCCAATGGGTAAAGAAGATTGCAGATGATGCGAAAAAAAATAATAAAGTTCTGATTGCGTTTACCCACTATCCAATGATTGATTTTAATGATGGTGCAACGACTGATATTAAAAATCTGCTTGGAGAGAAAAAGTGGCAACTAGAGCGTGTTCCCCAGGAAGAAGTCGCAAAAGTTTTTGCAGATGCAGGTTTGCAGATTCACTTTGCGGGGCATATGCATATTAATGACACGGGGATTCGTAAAATAGGAGATAATATGTTGGTAAATGTTCAGGTTCCTTCGCTGGCGGCTTATTTACCGGGGTATAAAATTCTCACAATTCAATCCTCGGATAAAGTAGAAGTGGAAACAAAAATTTTAGATGAGGTTCCGAATTTTGATGAATTATTTCCTTTATATGAAAAAGAGTACGAAGCTTTGCAGAAAGATCAGCCTAAAATGCTTTGGAATAAAGATATTCTGAAAACAAAATCCTATCATGATTTTATGCTTTTCCATTTGAAAGAGCTGGTTCGTTTGCGAATGATTCCGAGCGACTGGCCAAAAGATTTTATTCAGAAAGGAAGTACGTTAAATGGTGAAGATTTGCTGCTGTTAGTTCAAAATAAAAGTCAATTAAAGGAAAAAGGTATTGCTTTAGAATCTTTTAAAAAATGGACTTTTGATGATTTATTATTGGATGTTTACAAATTTCAATCGGCAGACGAATTGGCAAAGAAAGATATTCCTGCAGAGCGATTAGAGCAATATCAGGTATTGGAAAAATTGTTTATTGAAAATCAATCTCAAGATGCTTTCGTGCTTCAATTGAAATCTTTATTTAAAATTTTATCCTTATTATCAAACGGAGATCCGGCCGATCATTTTGAAATAGATTTGAAGAGCAAAGAAGTCAAAAGATTATAG
- a CDS encoding SusC/RagA family TonB-linked outer membrane protein, whose translation MYHKINFFKFKKLIPIALLFLVANQANAEGLTSNYPVFSQVNETISGNVTDQDGSTIEGAKITVVETGDTATTDASGNFTISAAIGQTLSISYDGYAVQMVKITGTSVFVKLQSKKEATSIEEVTLVGYGSQKKSDLTGAVSQLKAENFKEGMNISVDNLMQGKIAGVRIVQTSGEPGAGVNVSIRGIGSIRNGSTPLFVVDGVPLSNDAVSASGPNVGLGNAQAKNPLNFLNTSDIESITVLKDASAAAIYGARGSNGVVLVTTKRGKKGDPLFTYDTYLGFSSVIKKLDLMTADEYRGAGIDKLYDHGGSTDWQDEIYRNAVSQNHSVSFSKSTESGNYFASLSHMDQDGIVLNSGFKRTTARLNAEESFFDNKRLKIKLNLTASDIRETGIPNGANAGSDGQVIIHALMANPTRSVYDQNGNYTNFNMNAHYNPLYLLSKYEDKTNTTRILGNTEATLRILPGLNYKFNLGIDKTVSERNTTMYPNLTDRTPKGVYVQANLDSYNVLLEHYLTYDLSLNKHNFSLLGGFSYQKFKSTGTYFGVKDIADKGAGISPDINPGYSGTAFVPGAGYAQENELQSYFGRVNYNFDKKYLLTASLRADGSTRFGDNNKYGYFPSVAVGWTISNENFLQDSQFVNELKLRGSWGQTGNQEVPNKITKASYSLAPSTGYYLYDNLDLVNGILINRTANPDLKWETVEQSNIGVDFSLWKNKLYGSLEYYRKTTKNPILNIPPGPLSPTNSVWKNVEGEIVNKGFEFSVGSEIIKNENFTWNFDVNGATVNNKIQNLPVSAVYSGEVSGPGFSGVTANIYKNGYEAGSFYMLNYQGIDANGKYIYEDVNGDGRIDQSDRKIFEGAIPNFTFGINSYMKYKKFDFSFSFIGQTGGYLVNNTALNLNINNLASDRNVLKNFYDSGASFTNQPQLSSLYLEKSDFIRLNNVRLGYTFDMNQLKFLRSINLYISAQNLFTITNYTGYDPLVDTSKASGGNQSLGIDYTTYPSAKTFILGATVKF comes from the coding sequence ATGTACCACAAAATTAATTTTTTTAAGTTTAAAAAGCTAATTCCTATTGCATTACTTTTTTTGGTGGCCAACCAAGCTAATGCTGAAGGGCTTACTTCAAACTATCCTGTCTTTTCACAGGTGAACGAAACCATTTCCGGGAATGTAACGGATCAGGACGGTTCAACCATTGAAGGTGCCAAAATCACCGTTGTGGAAACCGGAGACACAGCAACTACCGATGCATCCGGAAACTTTACCATTTCTGCAGCTATCGGGCAAACTTTATCCATTTCTTATGACGGATATGCCGTACAGATGGTGAAAATTACCGGAACTTCAGTTTTCGTGAAACTACAATCTAAAAAAGAAGCCACTTCTATTGAAGAGGTCACTTTGGTAGGTTACGGATCTCAGAAAAAATCTGACTTAACGGGTGCCGTGAGCCAATTGAAAGCTGAAAATTTCAAAGAGGGAATGAATATTTCTGTTGATAATCTGATGCAGGGTAAAATTGCGGGGGTTCGTATTGTTCAGACCAGTGGAGAGCCCGGAGCCGGAGTGAATGTTTCGATCAGAGGAATCGGTTCCATCAGAAATGGAAGTACGCCTTTGTTCGTTGTAGACGGAGTTCCGTTGAGTAATGATGCTGTAAGTGCTTCCGGTCCGAATGTCGGTTTAGGAAATGCTCAGGCAAAAAACCCGTTAAACTTTTTGAATACGAGTGATATTGAATCGATCACGGTGTTAAAAGATGCTTCTGCCGCTGCTATTTATGGAGCAAGAGGTTCTAACGGGGTAGTTTTGGTAACCACGAAAAGAGGTAAGAAGGGAGATCCTTTGTTTACGTATGATACGTATTTAGGTTTTTCTTCGGTGATTAAAAAATTAGACCTGATGACCGCTGACGAATACAGAGGGGCAGGAATTGATAAATTATACGACCACGGAGGAAGTACAGACTGGCAGGATGAGATTTACAGAAATGCAGTTTCTCAGAATCATTCGGTTTCCTTCTCAAAATCTACGGAATCGGGAAATTATTTTGCATCCCTTTCTCACATGGATCAGGATGGTATCGTTTTAAACAGTGGCTTTAAAAGAACAACAGCCCGTTTAAATGCTGAGGAATCTTTCTTCGATAATAAAAGATTAAAAATTAAATTAAACCTTACCGCAAGTGATATCAGGGAAACCGGAATTCCAAACGGTGCCAATGCAGGATCAGACGGGCAGGTGATTATCCACGCTTTAATGGCGAATCCTACACGTTCGGTGTACGATCAAAACGGAAATTATACCAACTTCAACATGAATGCTCACTACAATCCTTTGTATCTGTTGAGCAAGTATGAAGACAAAACCAATACCACAAGGATATTGGGGAACACAGAAGCGACGTTGAGAATCTTACCGGGGTTAAATTATAAATTCAATTTAGGGATTGATAAAACGGTATCGGAAAGAAATACGACCATGTATCCTAACCTTACCGACAGAACACCGAAAGGAGTATATGTTCAGGCTAATCTGGATTCTTACAATGTGCTTTTGGAACATTATTTAACATATGATTTAAGCTTAAATAAACATAATTTCAGTTTATTGGGAGGTTTCTCTTATCAGAAATTTAAATCGACTGGAACGTATTTCGGCGTAAAGGATATTGCCGATAAAGGAGCGGGCATTTCACCGGATATTAACCCTGGATATTCAGGAACAGCATTTGTTCCGGGAGCAGGTTATGCACAGGAAAATGAGCTGCAATCGTACTTCGGAAGGGTAAATTATAACTTTGATAAGAAATATTTGTTAACCGCTTCATTAAGAGCTGATGGTTCTACACGTTTCGGAGATAACAATAAATACGGATATTTCCCTTCTGTGGCTGTGGGCTGGACGATTTCTAACGAAAACTTTCTGCAAGATTCTCAGTTTGTCAATGAATTAAAATTGAGAGGAAGCTGGGGGCAAACCGGTAATCAGGAGGTACCAAACAAAATTACAAAGGCGAGTTATTCACTGGCGCCGTCTACAGGTTATTATTTATATGACAACTTGGATTTGGTCAATGGAATTTTGATTAACAGAACTGCCAATCCTGATTTGAAATGGGAAACCGTAGAGCAATCCAATATAGGAGTAGATTTCAGTTTATGGAAAAATAAATTGTACGGATCATTAGAATATTACCGCAAGACAACGAAAAATCCTATTTTGAATATCCCTCCTGGACCGTTGAGTCCTACGAATAGTGTCTGGAAAAATGTAGAAGGAGAGATTGTGAATAAAGGTTTTGAATTCTCTGTAGGTTCAGAAATTATTAAAAACGAAAACTTCACATGGAATTTTGATGTGAACGGAGCAACGGTAAACAATAAAATACAGAATCTTCCGGTTTCTGCGGTTTATTCTGGAGAGGTTTCCGGGCCTGGATTTTCGGGAGTTACGGCCAACATCTATAAAAATGGATATGAAGCAGGATCTTTCTATATGCTGAATTATCAGGGAATTGATGCCAACGGAAAATATATTTATGAAGATGTAAACGGAGACGGAAGAATTGACCAAAGTGACAGAAAAATCTTCGAAGGAGCAATTCCTAATTTCACTTTCGGGATCAATTCTTATATGAAGTATAAAAAGTTTGATTTTTCATTCTCATTCATCGGACAGACAGGTGGATATCTGGTAAACAATACGGCATTAAATTTAAATATCAACAACCTGGCTTCGGACAGAAACGTATTGAAAAACTTCTACGATTCAGGCGCAAGTTTTACCAATCAGCCGCAATTGTCTTCTTTGTATCTTGAAAAATCAGATTTTATCCGTCTGAATAATGTGAGATTAGGCTATACTTTCGATATGAATCAGTTAAAATTTCTGAGAAGTATCAATCTGTATATAAGTGCTCAGAATTTATTTACCATCACCAACTATACTGGCTATGATCCGTTGGTGGATACCAGCAAGGCATCCGGAGGAAACCAGTCTTTGGGAATAGATTATACAACGTATCCATCTGCTAAAACCTTTATCCTGGGCGCAACTGTTAAATTTTAA
- a CDS encoding response regulator, protein MFKKILIAEDHESISISVQKTLEELNIPTVDHVYYCDDALAKIQKSIRENESYDLLITDLYYEEDHHPQNIKDGKELVEEVRKLQPELKVIVFSAEYKSGVIYSLFNETKINGYVRKARNDSKDLKKAIASVYEDETYLSLDLKQDVKKLNSYEFTEYDIILVSLLSQGVLLKNIPVYLKANNIRPNSLSSVEKRLNSLKEDLEVTSNEQLIAFCKDLGII, encoded by the coding sequence ATGTTCAAAAAAATTTTAATCGCCGAAGACCACGAAAGCATCAGTATTTCAGTACAGAAAACATTAGAGGAGCTGAATATTCCTACCGTGGATCATGTATATTATTGTGACGATGCCTTAGCAAAGATTCAGAAATCGATTCGTGAAAATGAGTCTTATGATTTGCTGATCACCGATCTATATTATGAGGAAGATCATCATCCGCAAAACATCAAAGACGGAAAAGAATTGGTGGAAGAGGTTCGAAAACTTCAACCGGAATTAAAAGTAATCGTTTTTTCTGCGGAATATAAATCCGGCGTTATCTATTCTTTGTTTAATGAAACTAAAATCAACGGCTATGTAAGAAAAGCCCGAAATGATTCTAAAGATTTGAAAAAAGCAATCGCATCCGTTTATGAAGATGAAACCTACCTTTCTCTTGATCTTAAACAGGATGTCAAAAAACTCAACAGCTACGAGTTTACAGAGTATGATATTATTTTAGTTTCTCTCCTTTCGCAGGGTGTTTTGCTTAAAAATATTCCCGTTTACCTTAAAGCGAATAACATTAGACCTAACAGTTTAAGCAGCGTTGAAAAAAGATTAAACAGTTTAAAAGAAGATCTGGAAGTTACCAGCAATGAGCAATTGATTGCTTTTTGTAAAGATTTGGGGATTATTTAA
- a CDS encoding phosphatidylinositol-specific phospholipase C1-like protein, producing the protein MKKAVFFGLYLSTFHLFWSQSQNLNDLKINEIQVIGSHNSYKKAILPEVYSYLEKKDTLHLLPRIQYEHIPIPQQLDLGLRNLEIDVYADSKGGKYAHPKILDLVKTTEPFDPTGKMKKPGYKMIHITDIDYQTWYYTLEDCLKDLKKWSDAHPDHDPVFITLEPKDGKANQYGTEPEHYTSKLFDDLDNELKKFLGKDKIITPDDIRGSYKTLNEAVLNKNWPKVKDSKGKFLFVLDNNSENRDLYAKGHPSLKGRMIFTNSTPGTPESAVLFMNEPKDNSKIKELVKQGYIIRTRADADTMEARNEDYSRFEKAKESGAQIITTDYYYPSKLFKSNYKVSFDNNTYERKNPVNGK; encoded by the coding sequence ATGAAAAAGGCAGTTTTCTTTGGCTTATATTTATCTACATTCCATTTATTTTGGTCACAATCTCAAAACCTTAATGATTTAAAAATCAACGAAATTCAGGTAATTGGTTCACACAATTCTTATAAAAAGGCAATTCTTCCAGAAGTTTACAGTTATTTGGAAAAGAAAGATACTTTACATCTTTTACCAAGGATTCAGTATGAACACATCCCTATTCCCCAACAATTGGATCTTGGGCTGAGAAATCTGGAAATTGACGTATATGCCGACAGCAAAGGGGGAAAATATGCCCATCCGAAAATTTTGGACCTGGTAAAAACGACGGAACCTTTTGACCCGACTGGTAAAATGAAAAAACCGGGTTATAAAATGATTCATATTACCGATATTGACTATCAAACATGGTATTATACGCTGGAAGATTGTTTAAAAGATTTAAAAAAATGGTCTGATGCACATCCTGATCACGATCCTGTGTTTATCACACTTGAACCAAAGGACGGAAAAGCCAATCAATACGGAACAGAACCCGAACATTATACTTCAAAACTTTTCGACGATTTGGATAATGAGTTGAAAAAATTCTTAGGAAAAGATAAAATCATCACACCCGATGATATTCGCGGTTCTTATAAAACATTGAACGAAGCTGTCTTGAATAAAAACTGGCCAAAGGTAAAAGACTCGAAAGGCAAATTTCTTTTTGTTCTTGATAATAACAGTGAGAACAGAGATCTGTATGCTAAAGGGCATCCTTCATTAAAAGGAAGAATGATCTTTACCAATTCCACACCCGGAACTCCGGAATCTGCGGTCTTATTTATGAATGAACCGAAAGATAACTCTAAAATTAAAGAACTGGTAAAACAGGGCTACATCATCCGAACCAGAGCCGATGCCGATACTATGGAAGCAAGAAATGAAGATTATTCGAGGTTTGAAAAAGCAAAAGAAAGCGGCGCGCAAATAATTACTACAGATTACTATTATCCCAGCAAATTATTCAAATCGAATTACAAGGTAAGTTTTGATAATAATACGTATGAGAGAAAGAACCCTGTCAATGGAAAATAA
- a CDS encoding RagB/SusD family nutrient uptake outer membrane protein translates to MKSTLLNINKIVLSVAALALMGCTNLDEKLIDEVPSSENADPLASLAAAYSQLGEGTFVDHGNVFALQEYSTDEALLPTRGSDWGDGGKWRAMHEFTWDAGNDVVKTTWNNLNFGITRSLTAISSIEKSNDMNKAMFLAEAKGLLAYYTYTTLDLFGQAPYRDPGNLSAPIEIKKAATSIDALITEVEGLIPALADIKTQNTHAGRFTKQAAYALLADMYLNRAVLKDKTSSNFNFLEQAVNGSGTDMDKVIEYSNLLINNANFSLESNYFHNFDINNDTSKEMIFTVVQKKLNNTDKGSDNDLAYMSMERIQKPSPDNRGTNANCVTPEFYYSWNGNFNDPRFHRTYQYEDGTWFKNDGSDVSVPATSKVEGTGKPWFHFNRGLQVGQQYGPKIVDGNFEMTSDGRIKVFKLFTEKNTTLAADFTPELNFDNPSEAVFTQSQINRGVRNFKFEFDPGYGNNGTSGYDVPLYRLGTIYIMRAEAYFRNGNVAAALADVNKLRTSRTREALYGNAPGTSIASLDANTLFKESGYELYWEMYRRKAMIRFGKFDLAGTAKPASQPYRRIFPIPQATLDASKDFTQNPGY, encoded by the coding sequence ATGAAATCTACACTTTTAAATATTAATAAAATAGTTTTATCCGTTGCTGCATTGGCTTTAATGGGATGTACCAATCTGGATGAGAAATTGATCGATGAAGTACCGTCAAGTGAAAATGCAGATCCTCTAGCCTCTTTAGCTGCAGCATACAGCCAGCTGGGTGAAGGAACTTTCGTAGACCACGGAAACGTATTTGCACTACAGGAATATTCTACAGATGAGGCTTTGCTGCCAACGAGAGGAAGTGACTGGGGAGATGGCGGAAAATGGAGAGCCATGCATGAATTTACCTGGGATGCCGGCAATGATGTGGTAAAAACAACATGGAATAACCTTAATTTCGGAATTACAAGGTCTTTAACGGCCATTTCAAGTATCGAAAAGAGCAATGATATGAATAAAGCGATGTTTTTGGCAGAAGCAAAAGGATTATTGGCTTACTATACTTATACAACACTCGATCTTTTCGGGCAGGCGCCTTACAGAGATCCGGGAAACCTAAGTGCTCCGATTGAGATAAAAAAAGCAGCAACTTCTATCGATGCTTTAATTACTGAAGTTGAAGGCCTTATTCCGGCATTAGCAGATATTAAAACACAGAATACCCACGCGGGAAGATTTACCAAGCAAGCAGCTTACGCTTTATTGGCAGATATGTATCTGAACAGAGCGGTATTAAAGGATAAAACATCAAGTAATTTCAACTTTTTGGAGCAAGCCGTGAATGGAAGCGGAACGGATATGGATAAGGTGATTGAGTATTCTAATTTACTAATCAATAATGCGAATTTCAGTTTAGAATCTAATTATTTCCACAATTTTGATATCAATAATGATACAAGTAAAGAGATGATCTTTACAGTGGTTCAGAAGAAGTTGAATAATACAGATAAAGGTTCTGATAATGATTTAGCGTATATGTCGATGGAGAGAATTCAGAAACCTTCTCCTGATAACAGAGGAACGAATGCCAACTGTGTGACCCCTGAATTCTATTATTCATGGAATGGAAATTTCAACGATCCGCGTTTCCACAGAACGTATCAGTATGAAGACGGAACTTGGTTCAAAAATGACGGATCGGATGTAAGCGTACCGGCAACCAGTAAAGTGGAAGGAACAGGAAAACCTTGGTTCCATTTCAACAGAGGATTGCAGGTGGGGCAGCAATACGGACCAAAGATCGTTGATGGTAATTTTGAAATGACATCAGACGGAAGAATTAAGGTATTTAAATTATTCACAGAAAAAAATACGACGCTGGCGGCAGATTTTACTCCGGAACTGAATTTTGATAATCCTTCGGAAGCCGTTTTCACGCAGTCTCAGATCAACAGAGGAGTGAGAAACTTCAAATTTGAGTTCGATCCGGGTTACGGAAACAACGGAACAAGCGGTTACGACGTACCATTATACCGTTTGGGAACCATTTATATCATGAGAGCGGAAGCGTATTTCAGAAACGGAAATGTAGCGGCAGCTCTGGCGGATGTTAATAAGCTGAGAACAAGCAGAACTCGTGAAGCGTTGTATGGAAATGCTCCGGGAACTTCGATTGCCTCTTTGGATGCAAATACTTTGTTTAAAGAATCGGGATATGAGTTGTATTGGGAAATGTACAGAAGAAAGGCGATGATCAGATTCGGAAAATTTGATCTTGCAGGGACGGCAAAACCTGCTTCTCAGCCTTACAGAAGAATCTTCCCGATTCCTCAGGCTACGTTGGATGCTTCAAAAGATTTCACACAAAATCCGGGATATTAA